The genomic segment ggcagaggttgcagtgagctgagatcatgccactgcactccagtctgagcaacagagagcgagactccatctcaaaaaaaaaaagaaacctacatCTAAACTTGTTTCCTCACTGAATTATATGCtctgaaatacatttatttgggtttttttactCGTTAAGATGCAAATAGTAGTCCCCAAGAAAGTAACATTTCctccaacattttattataaaaaattttaaacacaaatgtTCAAAGAATTCCtcagtgaacattcatgtactCATCATCTATAtacaaaaatgacattttaaaaggccTGTTTGATGCTGATGTGTTGtgtggttctttctttctttttttttttgagacatgttctcagtcgcctaggttggagcacacgggcacaatcatggctcagtgcagcctaaacctcctgggctcaagcgatcttcccaccacagcctcctaggtagctgggacaacaggcacacaccaccacgcccagctaatttttctgtattttttgtagatgtggggtttcaccatgttgtccatgctggtctccaactcctgggctcaagtgatccgcccgcctcagcctccccaaagggtgggattacaggcatgagccactgcagccaacTACTTATTTAAGTCACAGCCTGGATACTGATTTTCCCAACACCTGCTAGGGTAGGGaaaatcagtagaaaaaaaaaaaaaaagaaaagaatttagatTATTTTACTTTGATCATCCAGTCAAGGATACAGTCATTAATTCTGGGTGGGGTGGAGTTGTGAGAAAAagactaggccaggcgcggtggctcacgcctgtaatcccagcactttgggaggccaaggcgggtggatcacaaggtcaggagttcaagaccagcctggccaagatggtgaaatctcatctctactaaacatacaaaaaaaaaaaaaaaaattagctgggcatgatggtgggcacctgtaatcccagctactcgggaggctgacgtaggagaatcgcttgaacccaggagacagaggtttcagtgagctgagattgtgccactgcactccagcctgggtgacagactggagtctccatctcaaaaaaaaaaagagaaaaagactaaaGCCCTAATCCTAATCCCATGAGGGTATCAAAGGAACTTCCCAGCCCTTGAGAATTCTAGAATGCATGGCCCATTACCCTCTCTCAGTAGCTATGAAGTGAAATTGTGTGTTTCACCAGCTGACTtggatgacaaaaaaaaaaaaaaaaagaaagaaagaaatagaaacaaataaaaaaaaagcatacaaaaaattagaaagaaagaaggaaggaagggagggagaaagggagggagggagagaagaaaggaaggaaggaaggaagaaaggaaagaaggaatgaaggaaagaaaagaaagaaaacaaaacaaaacagacttggATGACTTCACCTTCCAGAGATGATTTTCCAGCGCTATGAGAAAAATTGAAAACTCAGCTAACGTTTCCTCAGAGCATGAGATTTTTGGGGGCCTAGAAGCACAATAGAATTCCCGACCAGTCTCTATTAGTGATGGTCATTCCACCTGGAGAACTGAAAAAATGACATAGGTTTGAACTTTTTCATAGTAAAATTGGTGGGTGGGGAAGGAGAATGTcactgttttcacattttttaaagttatgatcAAATACTCAGAAAATGTGTGCAGAAAATGTgctggattttaatttttaaattttggggggattataatttttttgacaaCGAAAATTTCAGTCTAGCTTCTGGTTCTTTCAGCAGATGTGGTCAGGTTAACTAATGCAGAAAGGGCTGtcagtggctggagtgcagtcacaggatcatggctcactgcagccttgaaaaaaaaaaagggggtggccgggcacagtgactcatacctgtaatcccagctattacggaggctgaggaaggagaatcgcttgaacctgggaggcagaggttgcagtgagccaagatggcgccattgcactccagcctgggcaacaagagtgaaactccgtctcaaaaaaaaaaaaaaaaaaaaaggaggggggctGTCAGATGAGTTTCCCCGCCTAGTAGGTCCTACAACTACTGACTTTCGCTGTTGCTGGAGCTACTACTCTCTTTCcactaaggaaaaaaagaatcggccaggcgcagtagctcactcccgtaatcacaacactttggaaagcctagagcccaggagtttgagaccagcctgggcaacatggtgaaaaaccccgtctctacaaaaaaaaatacaaaaattagctgggcgtggtggcctacctgtagtcccagctactcaggaggctgaggtgggaggatggtttgaatccaagaggttgaggctgtagtgaacagtgattgtgccactgcactcccgcctaggtgacagagtgagaccatgtccccagaataaaaaaataagcttttaaataattaaagtggctcggtgcagtggctcatgcccggccctattattattattattattatttgagatggagtattgttctgtcaccaggctggaaagcagtggtgcaatctcagctcactgcaacctccgcctcccgggttccagtgattctcctgcctcagcttcccgagtagctgggattacaggcgcccgccaccacgcctggctaattttttgtatttttagtagagacagggtttcaccatgttgggcaggctggtctcgaactcctgacctcaggtgatccaccctcgttggcctcccaaagtgctgagattacaggtgtgagccaccgtgcccggcctgtaatttatcttttaatgaatATAGTGACTCACAAGAGACATGGAAGGCCATGTgctctattctgttttgttttcaaagcatCTTTCTGGAGAGCTGCATGTTGTCACAGAGTCAGAGGCTTCATGAAATGATGCTGGCAAGTCAAAATAAGcgggcccggcatggtggctcgcacctgtaatcccagtgctttgggacgccaaggcgagAGCTTTCCTTgcgttcaggagtttgagaccagcctgagcaacatagtgagaccccgtctcaacaaaaataaaaactaacaaaatttagctgggcggggtggtggatgcctgtgatctcagctacttgagaggctgaggtcggaggatcccttgggcctgGGAAgtagaaactgcagtgagctgtggtgtcacaactgcactccagcctgggtgacagaacgagatcctgtctcaaaaaaaaaaaaagcagaaatgagcAAACATGGCTTCTTACGTTTGTCTCACATCCCAAACTAGTAAATGGTCATTTTACCGATATTACCTCCAAAGATACAACGATAGAACCAAAAACCTAGAAACTCTTTCTCAAGCTTCCATATTACTTCTCTGCACTTCAGTTCatctttacttattattattattattattattattattattttttgagacggagtctagctctgtcgcccagactggagtgcagtggcgtgatctcggctcactgcaagctccgcctcccgggttcacgccattctcctgcctcagcctccagagtagctaggactacaggcgcccgccaccacgcccggctaatttctttttgtatttttagtagagacggggtttcaccgtgttagccaggatggtctcgatctcctgacctcgtgatccgcccgcctcggcctcccaaagtgctgggattacaggcttgagccaccgcgcccggccatctttacttattattattattttttaaagagatgggatctcactttgtcatccaggctgaagtgcagtggcacaattatggctcactgcagcctcgatctcctgggctccaagtgatcctcccacctgagcctcctgagtagctgggactacaggcacataccaccacacccggctaattttgtttatttttgtagtgattgggtctcactatgttgcccaggctggtctcaaacttttgagctcaagtgatcctcctgccttggccttccaaagtgttgggattacaggtgggaaccGCTGCGCTCAGCCCAATTCATCTTAAAATGGGGGAAGGGAGTCCTTAGGTGGTCTTCAAGGTCCCTGCTAGCTGCCCACCTTTATGTCCACAGACACTTATAAATGTATTGATTTAGGTCATGCTGTAGAGCAGCAATTCTGGTTGTCTACACATTAGGAATAATTAGGAAATTTGTAGATCACAATCACTGGGAGTGAGACACAGGCATTGCGTTGATTAActtaacaaaaaaacaagatgATAAATAGAATTGGAGAAGCCAAGCAGGTTAAGTACATTAGTCCAAGTATAATATATTTGGCTTCATATTAACTGTAAAAACAAcacttttggccaggcgcggtggctcacgcctgtaatcccagcactttgggaagctagggcgggcagatcatgaggtcaggagatcaagaccatcctggctaacacggtgaaaccttgtctctactaaaaataaaaaaattagcaaggcgtagTGGCACgggcctataatccctgctactcaggagactgaggcaggagaatcgcctgaacccgggaggtggagattgcagtgagctgagatggcaccattgcactccagcctgggtgacagagggagactgtctcaaaaacaaaaaaaacaggccggacgcggtggctcaagcctgtaatcccagcactttgggaggctgagacgggcggatcatgaggtcaggagatcgagaccatcctggctaacaaggtgaaaccccatctctactaaaagtacaaaaaattagccgggcgtggtggcaggcgcctgtagtcccagctactcgggaggctgaggcaggagaatggcgtgaacccgggagctggagcttgcagtgagctgagatcgcgccactgcactccagcctgggccacagagccagactcggtctcaaaaaacaaacaaacaaaaaaacaaactatcaCTTTTTTAGATATGTATAAATGCATTTCTTTGCAAGTTCAAGGTAAGAACTTGATTCTGTCGCTGTGAATGAAAAGGATTACAAACTCTGATGTTTAGAATTAGTCaaatctaggccaggcgcagtggctcaggcctgtaatcccagcactttgggaggccgaggctggccgatcacctgaggttgggagttcgagaccagcctggatcacttgagctcaggagttggagaccagcctggccaacattgtgaaactctgtctctactaaaaatacaaaaactttttattttttattttttttgagacagagtctcgctctgtcgcccaggctggagtgcagtggccggatctcagctcactgcaagctccgcctcctgggttcacgccattctcctgcctcagcctcccgagtagctgggactccaggcgcccgccacctcgcccggctagttttttgtattttttttagtagagacggggtttcaccgtgttagccaggatggtctcgatctcctgacctcgtgatccgcccgtctcggcctcccaaagcgctgggattacaggcttgagccaccgcgcccggcctcaaaaactttttaaaaagtcaaatctaGATTCATGATtaatgatgtgcttatttcacattgcatgtttGTATCAAAACATCCCATGTAGGTAAAGCATAGATaggcacagagaaaagaaaagaagacaaaaaataagagaaaagatggccaggcgcggtggctcacgcctataatcccagcactttgggagatcaaggcgtgcggatcacctgaggttaggagttcaagaccagcctggccaacatggcgaaacccccgtctgtactaaaactacaaaaataggccgggcgcgtggctcacgcctgtaatcccatcactttgggagcccgaggtgggcagatcacgaggtcaggagattgagaccatcctggctaacatggtgaaaccctgtctccactaaaaatacaaaaagaaattagccgggcgtggtggcgggcgcctgtagtcccagctactggggaggctgaggcaggagaatggcgtgaacccgggaggcggagcttgcaatgagcagagatctcgccactgcactccagcctgggcgacagagcgagactctgactcaataaataaataaataaataaataaataaataaataaataaataaataataataatcccagctactctggaggctgaggcaggagaatcggttgaacctggcagggggaggttgcagtgagccgagatcgtgccattgccctccagcctggagttttttcaaaagaaaaactccgtcttaaaagaaaagaaaaaagaaaacacacacaaaaaacttatgtacaccataaatatatacacctactaagtgcccacaaaaattgaaaacaatccATGATTAAAAAGCTTTTATATTAACAGAGGACCTCTGACCAGAAAAAGCCGACAGGGGGCGATCCTGGATGATTTGGGGCCGTCAATTGCGAGACGCGGAAGATTATGGGACTTGTAGTTTTTCTCTGATAATTTAATCTTTCTGGACTACATGTCCCAAAATGCAAATGTAATCAGACAGCCCCACTGTGGGGTATGAAGTGTCCGCAGAGCTGTGAGAGGTAAGTGTGTTCTGTGCGTGCTGCGGGTTTCTAGAAGTTGTGGATTTCTTGTGAGGGATTCTATTTCTCCTCTTTGCCCTTGGTGGGACCTGGAAGAGAGCAGTTGTTCCGCTGATGCACGTTTTCAGCTGGGGTTTCCCTGGCCCTTTGGTCTCGGGAAACCGGAATGTGTGTTTGTTTAGCTGTTCACGTGTTGCTGTGGAATGTCAAGGAGAAAGCGGGGTCCTGATCTCAGATCTGGAAAGCCAagcataaaataatgtttacataCGGGTTGCATGTCACTAGAGGATTTATGCATTATATCAAATAATATGTcaaagggttttttttgagacggagtctcgcttcttcgcccaggctggagtgcaatggcgcgaccttggctcactgcaacctcccactcccgggttcaagcaattctgtctcagcctccccagtagctgggattacgggcacgtgccaccactcccggctaaatttttttgtaggtttagtagagacggggtttcaccatgttggccaggcatgtctggaactcctgatctcaagtgatctgcctacctcagcctcccaaagtgctgggatttcagacgtgagccacagcacctggccctaTATAGTTACAGCTAGAAAAGCTGACAGGCAGGGGTCTTGTCTCTCTGATGTATCCAAgtagcagagcttgcagtggaaGGTAAACTAAAATAAgggggaaatgaaaaaataaaaggagtgtgtatgtgtgcttaaTTACatgaacaaaatcaaacaaaacctGACTTATTAGGGCCAGGcttggaggctcacacctgtaatcccagcacgttgggaggccgaggcgggcagatcactagagctcaggagttcgagagcagcctggccaacatggtgaaaccccgtctctactaaaaatacaataattagctgggcatggtggcgctcacctatagtcccggctattctggagtctgaggcaggagaatcacttgaacccgggaggcagaggttacagtgagccaagatcatgccactgcactccagcctgggtgacagagtgagatgctggctcaaaaaagaatgaatggggccaggtgcggtggctcacggctgtaatcccaacactttgggaggccgaggcaggcagatcacctgaggtcaggagtttgagaccagcctggccaacatggtgaaactctgtctctagtaaaatactaaaaaattagctgggtgtggtcgcacacccctgtaatcccgctatttgggaggctgaggcaggagaatcacttgaacctaggaggcggaggttgcagtgagatgagattgcgccactgtactctagccggGACAACggagggaggctctgtctcaaaaaacaaaacaaacaaagaaacaaaaaatgagaaaaaaacaccCCACTTTCTCACatgaggtttctttttctctagaatGAAGATGAGCTTTGGGTTGACTTTCAAGTCAGCAAAAGGCCGTTGGATCGCAAACCCCAGCTGGCAGTGCTCGAAAGCTTCCATTGGGTTATTTGTGCCAGCAAGTCCTCCTTTGGACCCTGAGAAGGTCAAAGAGTTACAGCGCTTCATCACACTTTCCAAGAGACTCCTCGTAATGACTGGGGCAGGAATCTCCACCGAGTCGGGGATACCAGACTACAGGTCAGAAAAGGTGGGGCTTTATGCCCGCACTGACCGCAGGCCCATCCAGCATGGCGATTTTGTCCGGAGCGCCCCAATCCGCCAGCGGTACTGGGCAAGAAACTTTGTGGGCTGGCCTCAATTCTCCTCCCACCAGCCGAACCCTGCACACTGGGCTTTGAGTACCTGGGAGAAACTCGGAAAGCTGTACTGGTTGGTGACCCAAAATGTGGATGCCTTGCACACCAAGGCAGGGAGTCGGCGCCTGACAGAGCTCCACGGATGCATGCACAGGTGCAGGAGGTGTACATGGTTTGAACGCAAACCCCTGTGTTGTTTTGGGAGAGTAGGAACCTTGGCTGTCTTGATCACCACAGTCTTAGACCTTGAGAAAAGGATTTCAGAACAAGTTGTTTACTTTGGAGTTGATTCCAGTAAATTCATTGACGGAGTGAGGatgtaaaacagaaaagagaggaaagccAGGAAAGGGTGTGTTAATGAGTGGGTTACTGCTTTGGGCACTGGGGTTCAGTCCTGTGAGGAACCCTCCAACTGTCTAGGACATGTCGGAGGATTGCTCAATGAAACttgagggctggggctgggcacagtggctcatgcctgtaatcccagcactttgggagaatgaggcgggcagatcatgtgagctcagcagttcaagaccagcctggccaacatggtgaaaccccatttctactaaaaatacaaaaattaggtggttgtggtggcacatgcctgtaatcccagctacttgggaggctgaggcaggaaaatctcttgggaggcagaggttgctgcagtgagccaagattgcaccactgcaatccagcctgggcaacagagcaagactccatctcaaaaaaaaagaaaacaaaagttgaggATGGtgcacaatggcttatgcctgtaatcctagcactttggaaggctgagacaggaagactgcttgaggccaacagttcaggaccaacctggccaacacagtgagactctgtctctatataaataaagtaaattatatatatatatacacacacacacacacacacacacacacatatatatatacacatatgttttttttaaaagaaagttgaggcctgttgtggtggctcacgcctgtaatcccagcactttgggatgtcaggagttcaagatcaacctggtcaacatggtgaaaccccgtctctactaaaaatacagaaatttgttggacgtagtggcacgcacctgtaattccagctactcaggaggctgaggcaggagaactgcttgaacctgagaggtggaggttccagtgagctgagatcatgagctgagatcatgccactacatgccagcctaggcgacagagcaaaactccgtctcaaaaaaaaaaaagttaagcaagctagggtgattttttttttcttttttcttttcttttcttttgtgtttgtgtgtgcacgtgtatgtgtgtgtgacaggctctcactctgtcacacagactggagtgcagtggtgtgattatagctcactatagcctcaatctcctgggctcaagtgatcctttcaccccagcctcctaagtagctgggactacagacaaacgccaccatgcccagctaatttttaatttaatttttgtttttttgtagagatgaagccttactatgttgcccaggctggtctcaaactcctgggctcacatgatcctcctgccttggcatctcaaagtgctgggattacaagtgtgagccactgtgcttggccctgaAGCTAGGGATTTATTCACCATCTTTCATCCCTCATGGGTCCAGGATCACTCTAGGGAAATTAATTCCCTAACATTTTGACTCTGCTCCTCCCAAGGAGGCTTCCATGGGCAGAGAACATCTGAAGCAAGAGAGACACAGGAAACTGCTTGTAAGAAAACTGTGTGCACCAGGGTGCTGTGGTTCatatctgtcatcccagcaactcaagaggctgaggcaggaggattgcttgaggttaggagatcaagaccagcctgggtaacacagccagactccgtctctacaaaaaaaaaatttaagaaaggaaattggccaggtgcggtggctcacgcctgcaatctcagcactttgtgaggctgagtcggacagatcacttgaggtcgggagttcgagaccagcctgacctacatggagaaaccccgtctctactaaaaatacgaaattagccgggcgtggtggtgcatgcctgtaatcccagctactcgggaggctgaggcaggagaattgcttgaacccagtaggtggaggttgtggtgagccaagattgtgccattgcactccagcctgcagcctgggcaacaagagcgaaactccatcaaaaaaaaaaaaaaagagagagagaaaggaaactgggatgggtgcggtggctcatgcctgtaatctcagcactttgggaggcagaaaggcaggcaaatcacttgaggtcaggagtttgagaccatcctggctgacacggtgaaaccccatctctactaaaaatacaaataatttgctTACCTCTATCTtagcctgttttttgttgttgttggttttttgttttgttttgtttttgagatgcagtctcactctgtcacccaggctggagtgtgcagcagcccgatcttggctcactgtaacctctgcctcctggattcaagtaattctcctgtctcagcctcccgagtagctgggattacaggtgcgcgccactacacccggctaatttttttgtatttttgtaaagacggggtttcaccatgttggccaagcgggtctcaaactcctgatttcaagtgatccacccaccttgacctcccaaagtgctgggattatgggtgtgagccaccgcacccggcctggcctttttttcttatttagacagggtctggctcatacacccaggctatagtgcaatggtgcCATTATAGCTCCCTGTAACCTAGAACTCCTAGGTAATTAGAactccagctaattaaaaaaaatattttttggccaggcatggtggttcacatctgtagtctcagcactttgggaggctgaggtggg from the Macaca thibetana thibetana isolate TM-01 chromosome 11, ASM2454274v1, whole genome shotgun sequence genome contains:
- the SIRT4 gene encoding NAD-dependent protein lipoamidase sirtuin-4, mitochondrial isoform X1, translated to MKCPQSCERMKMSFGLTFKSAKGRWIANPSWQCSKASIGLFVPASPPLDPEKVKELQRFITLSKRLLVMTGAGISTESGIPDYRSEKVGLYARTDRRPIQHGDFVRSAPIRQRYWARNFVGWPQFSSHQPNPAHWALSTWEKLGKLYWLVTQNVDALHTKAGSRRLTELHGCMHRVLCLDCGEQTPRGVLQERFQVLNPTWSAEAYGLAPDGDVFLSEEQVRSFQVPSCVQCGGHLKPDVVFFGDTVNRDKVDFVHKRVKEADSLLVVGSSLQVYSSYRFILTAREKKLPIAILNIGPTRSDDLACLKLNSRCGELLPLIDPR
- the SIRT4 gene encoding NAD-dependent protein lipoamidase sirtuin-4, mitochondrial isoform X2, with amino-acid sequence MKMSFGLTFKSAKGRWIANPSWQCSKASIGLFVPASPPLDPEKVKELQRFITLSKRLLVMTGAGISTESGIPDYRSEKVGLYARTDRRPIQHGDFVRSAPIRQRYWARNFVGWPQFSSHQPNPAHWALSTWEKLGKLYWLVTQNVDALHTKAGSRRLTELHGCMHRVLCLDCGEQTPRGVLQERFQVLNPTWSAEAYGLAPDGDVFLSEEQVRSFQVPSCVQCGGHLKPDVVFFGDTVNRDKVDFVHKRVKEADSLLVVGSSLQVYSSYRFILTAREKKLPIAILNIGPTRSDDLACLKLNSRCGELLPLIDPR